Proteins encoded by one window of Hylaeus volcanicus isolate JK05 chromosome 7, UHH_iyHylVolc1.0_haploid, whole genome shotgun sequence:
- the LOC128880051 gene encoding sorting nexin-13-like isoform X1, with protein MCGCVSENPKMNIPLYGLLGVAAALFIYLVGIGTIVKLFICLIALLLGTITCIFRTYSPNLDNVIKSEREDLNKKTEKFRQYILELSKQKSNFTLDRRITGSRIIDESLQEILDFVIRDYVEPWYNVITDDEEFIYSVRDTAQKIAINIANQVKGVDWIPYLTTRLVDDAASHVRLYRQARARVKQLRSKKLQKGSASSSTSSGTPKKTPTHRRNKSETDVSWYSQSKFYIPNLSSLTEPIETGEEKEEESLEKIFFDLEVQMENNMICRDLVCTNSMEELEFLGEISEILLYLVLPKGDFDCLTVRFILRELLVNVIIRPLLDLFSDPDYINQACIWLCIKEAGLPSDVFLTVIRVTDSLDELTATKSIVCKEIAHLRSKDLGREDDLSVKQQLNSLLYVKKILETRIIGMQEGLESETDGIGAQPDWNRLLIPGQKLVNLPLDELLKNNIALSYFIDYMTSINAESYLYFYLNIYGWRVSAEQQISDIELQKLHAAHGGSSMMGAKRKNTDLENLKEAATKIYQQYLSDKASPKLQLDDVLVKILLTKIRTESVKETWFDDLRVCCYEKLQNEDRFLPGFKRSVAYVKLLAELDLLKDPPSEEDTKSLDSISLSSTNNELETLDEMSELYKPNETKAAESKDSKSQSNSSVSLANIVEPNEIKTVDETDSEASVRTTKSAKRAIGIDNDNMVEGKDLTFYLESNANQYVKLDEDAYNQNAIKKLQQGRFEINAKIIETGIVNDRGKTYGIYAVAVTKSYDSGYQEKWHIYRRYSDFYDLHQKIKEKYYDLAKIPFPAKKAFHNMERAVLERRMLMLNAWLNQLMKPTVVDGHMGLQNLLLNFLEQGDYDKGVTGGHISRTIDSLMNPLKTSMKTVTQAVKTMPDNMLNTVDGVMDNISKFFGNPKKPNAFYENTKVGAGLDVETDDNIPLRIMLLLMDEIFDLKVRNQWLRRRIVTLLRQIIRTMFGDIVNRRIVEYVSLLTSPAKVAGYLKAFKNSFWPNGVKAEKKPPRDMETKNRTRVAAKVALLSCLSDELKHIIGSETTRRGLLRVFELFQRPVLNRRLLYVLLEGIIETLFPQNNLVDIFRKLYSVSPRVQSRRTQRS; from the exons ATGTGCGGCTGTGTATCCGAGAATCCAAAG atGAACATTCCACTGTATGGACTTCTTGGAGTTGCAGCGGCTCTGTTCATATATCTTGTTGGAATCGGAACAATTGTGAAACTATTCATTTGCCTGATTGCCTTACTTTTAGG aacAATCACTTGTATATTTAGGACATATAGCCCAAATCTCGATAACGTTATTAAATCTGAAAGGGAAGACTTAAATAAGAAGACTGAAAAGTTTCGGCAG TATATCCTAGAACTATCGAAGCAGAAGTCAAACTTTACTTTAGATAGAAGAATCACTGGTAGCCGTATTATTGACGAGTCCCTGCAA GAGATATTAGATTTCGTTATCAGAGATTACGTGGAACCATGGTACAACGTTATTACAGACGACGAAGAGTTCATATACTCCGTGCGGGATACTGCTCAAAAAATAGCTATCAATATTGCAAATCA AGTGAAAGGTGTGGACTGGATACCTTACTTAACAACTCGTCTCGTCGACGATGCAGCTTCTCATGTGAGACTGTATCGGCAGGCAAGAGCGAGAGTAAAACAGCTTCGATcgaaaaaactacaaaaaggTAGTGCAAGCTCAAGCACGTCGAGCGGAACTCCGAAGAAAACGCCTACTCACAGGCGGAATAAAAGCGAAACGGATGTATCGTGGTATTCTCAGTCAAAGTTTTACATTCCTAATTTATCGTCCCTCACCGAACCGATCGAAACTGGCGAGGAGAAGGAAGAAGAGTCACTGGAGAAGATATTCTTCGACCTCGAGGTGCAGATGGAGAACAATATGATATGCAGGGATCTGGTGTGTAccaacagtatggaggaactCGAATTTTTGGGCGAGATATCGGAAATCCTGTTGTATTTAGTATTACCAAAGGGGGACTTTGATTGTCTGACTGTGAGATTTATATTAAGGGAGTTGTTAGTAAACGTAATAATTAGGCCACTGTTGGATTTATTCTCTGACCCTGATTATATTAATCAGGCGTGTATATGGCTG TGCATTAAAGAAGCTGGCTTACCGAGCGATGTGTTTTTAACAGTGATCAGAGTCACAGATAGCTTAGACGAACTAACAGCGACGAAAAGCATAGTTTGTAAAGAAATAGCTCACTTACGCTCTAAGGATTTAGGTAGGGAGGACGATCTGTCCGTCAAACAGCAGCTAAACAGTTTGCTCTATGTGAAAAAAATCTTGGAGACCAGGATTATCGGGATGCAAGAAGGTTTGGAGTCGGAGACTGATGGAATTGGTGCTCAACCAGACTGGAATAGGTTGCTGATACCGGGTCAAAAGTTAGTGAATTTACCATTGGATGAATTACTGAAAAATAACATTGCATTGAGTTACTTTATCGACTACATGACTTCCATAAACGCAGAATcatacttatatttttatctgaatATATACGGCTGGAGAGTGTCTGCCGAGCAGCAAATATCCGATATAGAATTACAGAAGCTACACGCGGCTCATGGCGGTTCTAGTATGATGGGTGCCAAGCGTAAAAATACCGACTTGGagaatttaaaagaagcaGCTACGAAGATTTATCAGCAGTACCTTAGCGACAAGGCGTCGCCAAAGTTGCAATTAGACGACGTTTTGgtaaagattttattaacTAAAATAAGGACCGAGTCCGTAAAAGAGACGTGGTTCGACGACCTTCGAGTCTGTTGTTATGAGAAATTGCAGAACGAAGATCGATTTCTGCCAGGCTTTAAAAGGTCGGTGGCCTACGTGAAACTCCTCGCTGAATTGGACTTGCTCAAGGATCCACCCTCGGAAGAGGACACGAAATCTTTGGATAGCATCAGTCTGTCCAGTACAAACAACGAACTCGAGACTCTGGACGAGATGTCCGAGCTGTACAAACCGAACGAAACGAAGGCAGCCGAGTCGAAGGATAGCAAATCACAATCGAACTCGTCGGTTAGTTTAGCAAATATTGTAGAACCCAACGAAATTAAAACGGTTGACGAAACTGACTCTGAGGCGAGTGTTAGAACTACAAAAAGTGCGAAAAGAGCGATCGGTATCGACAACGATAATATGGTTGAAGGCAAGGATCTGACATTTTACTTAGAATCAAACGCGAATCAGTATGTCAAGTTAGACGAGGACGCATACAATCAGAatgcgattaaaaaattacaacagGGTCGATTCGAGATCAACGCTAAGATCATAGAAACTGGTATCGTGAATGACCGCGGGAAAACCTATGGCATCTATGCGGTGGCTGTGACGAAGAGCTACGATTCAGGGTATCAGGAGAAGTGGCACATTTATAGAAGATACTCTGACTTTTACGATCTGCATCAGAAAATAAAGGAGAAGTATTACGATCTAGCGAAAATACCTTTCCCAGCGAAGAAAGCTTTTCATAATATGGAGAGGGCAGTTTTAGAGAGAAGAATGTTGATGCTGAACGCTTGGTTGAATCAATTAATGAAACCGACGGTAGTTGACGGCCACATGGGTCTGCAGAACTTGTTGCTGAATTTTTTAGAGCAGGGGGATTACGATAAAGGTGTTACCGGTGGACATATATCCAGAACG ATAGATAGTTTGATGAATCCTTTGAAGACGTCCATGAAGACTGTGACGCAAGCCGTCAAAACCATGCCAGATAACATGCTGAACACCGTGGACGGTGTCATGGACAATATAAGCAAGTTTTTTGGCAATCCAAAGAAACCTAACGCATTTTACGAAAACACTAAAGTTGGTGCTGGTCTTGACGTAGAG ACTGACGATAATATTCCTCTGCGTATAATGCTCTTGCTGATGGATGAGATCTTCGATCTAAAAGTGCGGAATCAGTGGCTTAGGCGGCGGATCGTCACGCTTTTGAGACAAATTATTCGCACTATGTTTGGGGATATAGTGAATCGAAGAATAGTGGAGTACGTGTCACTGTTGACTAGTCCAGCGAAAGTCGCTGGGTATCTGAAGGCCTTCAA AAACAGCTTTTGGCCAAACGGTGTCAAGGCCGAGAAAAAACCACCGCGTGACatggaaacgaaaaacagAACTAGAGTAGCAGCCAAAGTTGCTTTGTTGTCCTGTCTCTCGGACGAGCTAAAGCATATCATCGGTAGCGAAACGACGAGGCGAGGTCTTTTAAGAGTATTCGAATTGTTTCAACGACCTGTGTTAAACAGAAGACTGTTGTACGTGCTCTTGGAGGGGATAATAGAGACGCTGTTTCCTCAGAACAATTTAGTAGACATTTTTCGCAAACTTTACTCCGTTTCGCCGAGGGTACAAAGCAGGCGTACGCAGAGGTCTTAA
- the LOC128880051 gene encoding sorting nexin-13-like isoform X2, with protein sequence MNIPLYGLLGVAAALFIYLVGIGTIVKLFICLIALLLGTITCIFRTYSPNLDNVIKSEREDLNKKTEKFRQYILELSKQKSNFTLDRRITGSRIIDESLQEILDFVIRDYVEPWYNVITDDEEFIYSVRDTAQKIAINIANQVKGVDWIPYLTTRLVDDAASHVRLYRQARARVKQLRSKKLQKGSASSSTSSGTPKKTPTHRRNKSETDVSWYSQSKFYIPNLSSLTEPIETGEEKEEESLEKIFFDLEVQMENNMICRDLVCTNSMEELEFLGEISEILLYLVLPKGDFDCLTVRFILRELLVNVIIRPLLDLFSDPDYINQACIWLCIKEAGLPSDVFLTVIRVTDSLDELTATKSIVCKEIAHLRSKDLGREDDLSVKQQLNSLLYVKKILETRIIGMQEGLESETDGIGAQPDWNRLLIPGQKLVNLPLDELLKNNIALSYFIDYMTSINAESYLYFYLNIYGWRVSAEQQISDIELQKLHAAHGGSSMMGAKRKNTDLENLKEAATKIYQQYLSDKASPKLQLDDVLVKILLTKIRTESVKETWFDDLRVCCYEKLQNEDRFLPGFKRSVAYVKLLAELDLLKDPPSEEDTKSLDSISLSSTNNELETLDEMSELYKPNETKAAESKDSKSQSNSSVSLANIVEPNEIKTVDETDSEASVRTTKSAKRAIGIDNDNMVEGKDLTFYLESNANQYVKLDEDAYNQNAIKKLQQGRFEINAKIIETGIVNDRGKTYGIYAVAVTKSYDSGYQEKWHIYRRYSDFYDLHQKIKEKYYDLAKIPFPAKKAFHNMERAVLERRMLMLNAWLNQLMKPTVVDGHMGLQNLLLNFLEQGDYDKGVTGGHISRTIDSLMNPLKTSMKTVTQAVKTMPDNMLNTVDGVMDNISKFFGNPKKPNAFYENTKVGAGLDVETDDNIPLRIMLLLMDEIFDLKVRNQWLRRRIVTLLRQIIRTMFGDIVNRRIVEYVSLLTSPAKVAGYLKAFKNSFWPNGVKAEKKPPRDMETKNRTRVAAKVALLSCLSDELKHIIGSETTRRGLLRVFELFQRPVLNRRLLYVLLEGIIETLFPQNNLVDIFRKLYSVSPRVQSRRTQRS encoded by the exons atGAACATTCCACTGTATGGACTTCTTGGAGTTGCAGCGGCTCTGTTCATATATCTTGTTGGAATCGGAACAATTGTGAAACTATTCATTTGCCTGATTGCCTTACTTTTAGG aacAATCACTTGTATATTTAGGACATATAGCCCAAATCTCGATAACGTTATTAAATCTGAAAGGGAAGACTTAAATAAGAAGACTGAAAAGTTTCGGCAG TATATCCTAGAACTATCGAAGCAGAAGTCAAACTTTACTTTAGATAGAAGAATCACTGGTAGCCGTATTATTGACGAGTCCCTGCAA GAGATATTAGATTTCGTTATCAGAGATTACGTGGAACCATGGTACAACGTTATTACAGACGACGAAGAGTTCATATACTCCGTGCGGGATACTGCTCAAAAAATAGCTATCAATATTGCAAATCA AGTGAAAGGTGTGGACTGGATACCTTACTTAACAACTCGTCTCGTCGACGATGCAGCTTCTCATGTGAGACTGTATCGGCAGGCAAGAGCGAGAGTAAAACAGCTTCGATcgaaaaaactacaaaaaggTAGTGCAAGCTCAAGCACGTCGAGCGGAACTCCGAAGAAAACGCCTACTCACAGGCGGAATAAAAGCGAAACGGATGTATCGTGGTATTCTCAGTCAAAGTTTTACATTCCTAATTTATCGTCCCTCACCGAACCGATCGAAACTGGCGAGGAGAAGGAAGAAGAGTCACTGGAGAAGATATTCTTCGACCTCGAGGTGCAGATGGAGAACAATATGATATGCAGGGATCTGGTGTGTAccaacagtatggaggaactCGAATTTTTGGGCGAGATATCGGAAATCCTGTTGTATTTAGTATTACCAAAGGGGGACTTTGATTGTCTGACTGTGAGATTTATATTAAGGGAGTTGTTAGTAAACGTAATAATTAGGCCACTGTTGGATTTATTCTCTGACCCTGATTATATTAATCAGGCGTGTATATGGCTG TGCATTAAAGAAGCTGGCTTACCGAGCGATGTGTTTTTAACAGTGATCAGAGTCACAGATAGCTTAGACGAACTAACAGCGACGAAAAGCATAGTTTGTAAAGAAATAGCTCACTTACGCTCTAAGGATTTAGGTAGGGAGGACGATCTGTCCGTCAAACAGCAGCTAAACAGTTTGCTCTATGTGAAAAAAATCTTGGAGACCAGGATTATCGGGATGCAAGAAGGTTTGGAGTCGGAGACTGATGGAATTGGTGCTCAACCAGACTGGAATAGGTTGCTGATACCGGGTCAAAAGTTAGTGAATTTACCATTGGATGAATTACTGAAAAATAACATTGCATTGAGTTACTTTATCGACTACATGACTTCCATAAACGCAGAATcatacttatatttttatctgaatATATACGGCTGGAGAGTGTCTGCCGAGCAGCAAATATCCGATATAGAATTACAGAAGCTACACGCGGCTCATGGCGGTTCTAGTATGATGGGTGCCAAGCGTAAAAATACCGACTTGGagaatttaaaagaagcaGCTACGAAGATTTATCAGCAGTACCTTAGCGACAAGGCGTCGCCAAAGTTGCAATTAGACGACGTTTTGgtaaagattttattaacTAAAATAAGGACCGAGTCCGTAAAAGAGACGTGGTTCGACGACCTTCGAGTCTGTTGTTATGAGAAATTGCAGAACGAAGATCGATTTCTGCCAGGCTTTAAAAGGTCGGTGGCCTACGTGAAACTCCTCGCTGAATTGGACTTGCTCAAGGATCCACCCTCGGAAGAGGACACGAAATCTTTGGATAGCATCAGTCTGTCCAGTACAAACAACGAACTCGAGACTCTGGACGAGATGTCCGAGCTGTACAAACCGAACGAAACGAAGGCAGCCGAGTCGAAGGATAGCAAATCACAATCGAACTCGTCGGTTAGTTTAGCAAATATTGTAGAACCCAACGAAATTAAAACGGTTGACGAAACTGACTCTGAGGCGAGTGTTAGAACTACAAAAAGTGCGAAAAGAGCGATCGGTATCGACAACGATAATATGGTTGAAGGCAAGGATCTGACATTTTACTTAGAATCAAACGCGAATCAGTATGTCAAGTTAGACGAGGACGCATACAATCAGAatgcgattaaaaaattacaacagGGTCGATTCGAGATCAACGCTAAGATCATAGAAACTGGTATCGTGAATGACCGCGGGAAAACCTATGGCATCTATGCGGTGGCTGTGACGAAGAGCTACGATTCAGGGTATCAGGAGAAGTGGCACATTTATAGAAGATACTCTGACTTTTACGATCTGCATCAGAAAATAAAGGAGAAGTATTACGATCTAGCGAAAATACCTTTCCCAGCGAAGAAAGCTTTTCATAATATGGAGAGGGCAGTTTTAGAGAGAAGAATGTTGATGCTGAACGCTTGGTTGAATCAATTAATGAAACCGACGGTAGTTGACGGCCACATGGGTCTGCAGAACTTGTTGCTGAATTTTTTAGAGCAGGGGGATTACGATAAAGGTGTTACCGGTGGACATATATCCAGAACG ATAGATAGTTTGATGAATCCTTTGAAGACGTCCATGAAGACTGTGACGCAAGCCGTCAAAACCATGCCAGATAACATGCTGAACACCGTGGACGGTGTCATGGACAATATAAGCAAGTTTTTTGGCAATCCAAAGAAACCTAACGCATTTTACGAAAACACTAAAGTTGGTGCTGGTCTTGACGTAGAG ACTGACGATAATATTCCTCTGCGTATAATGCTCTTGCTGATGGATGAGATCTTCGATCTAAAAGTGCGGAATCAGTGGCTTAGGCGGCGGATCGTCACGCTTTTGAGACAAATTATTCGCACTATGTTTGGGGATATAGTGAATCGAAGAATAGTGGAGTACGTGTCACTGTTGACTAGTCCAGCGAAAGTCGCTGGGTATCTGAAGGCCTTCAA AAACAGCTTTTGGCCAAACGGTGTCAAGGCCGAGAAAAAACCACCGCGTGACatggaaacgaaaaacagAACTAGAGTAGCAGCCAAAGTTGCTTTGTTGTCCTGTCTCTCGGACGAGCTAAAGCATATCATCGGTAGCGAAACGACGAGGCGAGGTCTTTTAAGAGTATTCGAATTGTTTCAACGACCTGTGTTAAACAGAAGACTGTTGTACGTGCTCTTGGAGGGGATAATAGAGACGCTGTTTCCTCAGAACAATTTAGTAGACATTTTTCGCAAACTTTACTCCGTTTCGCCGAGGGTACAAAGCAGGCGTACGCAGAGGTCTTAA